Part of the Lucilia cuprina isolate Lc7/37 chromosome 5, ASM2204524v1, whole genome shotgun sequence genome is shown below.
atttaaaatgcaatccctatcatctaatgacccattccagtgcattcctcaACCTCTTTAaacccgcgcaaccacactactgagatggctctgttgtttcggcaatagcacctagagacatatttcgTAGTTtaaaatacccaacaaaatggatcacgAAACCTCTTTTATGAACTGATATACGtgacaaaggaaataggaatttccaaagtcaataaattacaataattgccccgacaattAGTCATGTAGCATGTATTAATATATCCTGTTGAAATGGCAATAGCACcaacttccccgaagcgtaaaaaggcatactaaatcagtactaatcttcAATATATGGAAACTTTTCCGATCATTCAACAATTTTCGCATCAGTCCCATTCCCATAGTCATAAAGGATGACAgacaaccattgaatactaaccTGACAATTTCCCAGCATATACCGGCATCCCACTACTAGACCAGTAAGAAATACCGATAGGGTTGAgaaatccagcatatgctgctttgtacacagacctgttcgaaaaGAGAATTATAATTCTACAATAGTTAttcaacccattaggtatattAGATATAttagtccttaaaccaacattctctccccatCGAAGGACGAAAGAGTTAACAGTGCCGGTAGGGTAACCTCTCCTATAACCGGTACAAGGCTCCAAGGTGTTGACCGGCTCCGTGGCATCAGATaggttatggaccgatcttcatTGACCATTTTGAGGCTGAAAATATGAGCTCATTACATATGTTTACGAAGGTTATCAGGCTTCAGTCCCGCTAAATATTTTCGTATTGGATATTTCAAAGTTTCTGAACAAAGTCTGCGAGTCAGAACAGGATGAAGTAACAAGATTAGGTTAGGTTGAGAGGAAGATGTATActatatcaaatccgaagaaatacacctaggcctgttgtgcgctccttatcatgagaaaaaaaggaactgaatgaattatttttcagtgtttagaaactcagattcctgaacgtaattcctaagaatctttcaatcagtgttagtcaggaatgttatttccggaatatcACATCCATCACATTGGATCTAGTTTCGACAAAtacctgacagtggcaaagaaagagctccagagtttcactgtcctctcaaCATTCTCTATATACGACTGAATCTGCACGTCCAATttctcagaatacgtactatcataccaactttagacttgctcattttaaggagatttttcgtcttgctttCATCAGGGTCTctcataggattttcgtggttctacccactgtttcattattccatgaAGTCTTATgagattctctcatccatatttttagttcaggtTATGTtgtgtcgaatggttttgcgtttgtcagtttAACAGCCTCGAGCACCCTTCCCtataaagctattacattcgccctttcgttaccgactactcccgagtgggctggtacccacattatgtgaaccttacctctgggagagtattcagttaaagctttcttacaatccaatacggtctaagatttagttttatctcctgatatcgccctaattgccttctattctaatccaatttacgcattccgttattgctcgtacttgtGCCTGGAAACTTgagttatgatttggtaaacggtggtatatttctgcttctggatcttcaatatagaaccccagcccactttatcccccaatttagagccatccgtttaacaacggattcctaccgGCATTTGCTCTAATGTTGAGCTTGACCAAGACaatctatctgggatcagcgtttcaaagtttccgacatattctgtttCTGGTATACGATCGGACACATccgattgtgtataacctttcaatgtgtccagtatacattgatgacgtgtcctataaccgcttttggccagttcgcctaactACATCTCAAAACTACTAATCCACTTACATCGTACCTGTTTTCAGAAATACAAACTGTAGCGTACAATTACTCACAAAATCAAATGTTGAATTTCTTAACTATAATTCGCAGTATATAAATCGATTCTTTTCACAAGTATGTTCAAGTTGTACGATTTTTCGCATATAACCATAAATATTCTACACtccatatacataagtatatgtaGATTTTTTGTGAGTGTTGTAGGTTTTGTCAGTCGGAGTTCCATACACATTTTAAGATCAAATtactatttcatttaaaaacaaacctactttatttatttcatttgaaaaaaaaataaaatacttttccaTTTTCAGttcaatgaaaatattatttattataatgaaGTATCATAATAAAGATATGAAATTTTGCAAACACGTACTTTTTAACTaaaggttttttgttttatagttcAGCATACAAAACCGATATTATAtagtaaaaaaacacaaatgttgcatgtttttaacaataaattcttaaattaataaattgtctTAATGAGTTGTACACAAGTAGTAGTAGTTGGTTCCAACAACGAGTATGAGAATGTAAATGCTATTGATACTATGTTCGTGTGTCTGAGagtatttgttgaaaataaaaaaatccaatcCAATCATTTCATATAGTCGCACGTATTAACTCTTTAGTCCGTATTTAGTAGGTTGTTGGTTTTTATGAgatttttagtgatttttttacgTTAAGAACCTGTTCACACTGTGTGCAGCaagtgtgtttgtttgtgtgcatgtttgtttagttttaattaaactacTTTAGATAGTCGGTTAATTAATTGAGGTACTTAAATGCAAGCAGTTTTGTAATCGAAACAAATGGTTAAAGATTTGCGgtttttattttcgatttatttgtttttggcaATGCAATCAAGACGATATTATAAGCCGtaagagtaaaattttttttgaaataaaataattatgtttttagaGTGAATGTTGTGAAAAGTTATagacacaaaattttaaattttaaaggtcCCTCCCACACTCTAGTAACTATATCAGGCTAAATCTTAGCGGGCCACAAGGTCACATAGCGAGagattatctatctatctatctatctatctatctatctatctatctatctatctatctatctatctatctatctatctatctatctatctatctatctatctatctatctatctatctatctatctatctatctatctatctatctatctatctatctatctatctatctacctatctatctatctatctatctatctatctatctatctatctatctatatatctgcctatatatccatctatctagctatctatctatctatctatctatctatctatctatctatctatctatctatctatctatctatctatctatctaaatctatctatctatctatatctatctatctatctatctatctatctatctatctatctatctatctatctatctatctatctatctatctatctatctatctatctatctatttatctatctatctatctatctatctatctatctatctatctatctatctatctatctatctatctatctatctatctatctatctatctatctatctatctatctatattttaaAGGTCCCTCCCACACTCTAGTAACTATATCAGGCTAAATCTTAGCGGGCCACAAGGTCACATAGCGAGagattatctatctatctatctatctatctatctatctatctatctatctatctatctatctatctatctatctatctatctatctatctatctatctatctatctatctatctatctatctatctatctatctatctatctatctatctatctatctatctatctatctatctatctatctatctatctatctatctacctacctacctatctgtctgtctgtttgtctgtctgtctgtctgtctatccatctgtctgtctgtctgtctatctatctatctatctatctatctatctatctatctatctatctatctatctatctatctgtctatctatctatctatctatctatctatctatctatctatctatctatctatctatctatctatctatatatctatctatctacctatttatctatctatctatatatctatctatctatccatctatctatctatctatctatctatctatctatctatctatctatctatctatctatctatctatctatctatctatctatctatctatctatctatctatctatctatatatctatctatatatctatctatctatctatctatctatctatctatctatctatctatctatctatctatctatctatctatctatctatctatctatatctatctatctatctatctatctatctatctatctatctatttatatctatctatctatctatctatctatctatctatctatctatctatctatctatctatctatctatctatctatctatctatctatctatctgtctatctatccatctatctatctatctatctatctatctatctatctatctatctatctatctatctatctatctatctatctatctatagcaGTTTTGTAATCGAAACAAATGGTTAAAGATTTGCGgtttttattttcgatttatttgtttttggcaATGCAATCAAGACGATATTATAAGCCGtaagagtaaaattttttttgaaataaaataattatgtttttagaGTGAATGTTGTGAAAAGTTATagacacaaaattttaaattttaaaggtcCCTCCCACACTCTAGTAACTATATCAGGCTAAATCTTAGCGGGCCACAAGGTCACATAGCGAGagattatctatctatctatctatctatctatctatctatctatctatctatctatctatctatctatctatctatctatctatctatctatctatctatctatctatctatctatctatctatctatctatctacctatctatctatctatctatctatctatctatctatctatctatctatctatctatctatctgcctatatatccatctatctagctatctatctatctatctatctatctatctatctatctatctatctatctatctatctatctatctatctatctatctatctatctatctatctatttatctatctatctatctatctatctatctatctatctatctatctatctatctatttatctatctatctatctatctatctatctatctatctatctatctatctatctatattttaaAGGTCCCTCCCACACTCTAGTAACTATATCAGGCTAAATCTTAGCGGGCCACAAGGTCACATAGCGAGagattatctatctatctatctatctatctatctatctatctatctatctatctatctatctatctatctatctatctatctatctatctatctatctatctatctatctatctatctacctacctacctatctgtctgtctgtttgtctgtctgtctgtctgtctgtctgtctgtctatccatctgtctgtctgtctatctatctatctatctatctatctatctatctgtctatctatctatctatctatctatctatctatctatctatctatctatctctatctatctatctatctatctatctatctatctatctatctatctatctatatatctatctatctacctatttatctatctatctatatatctatctatctatctatctatctatctatctatctatctatctatctatctatctatctatctatctatctatctatctatctatctatatatctatctatatatctatctatctatctatctatctatctatctatttatctatctatctatctatctatctatctatctatctatctatctatctatctatctatctatctatctatctatctatctatctatctatctatctatctgtctatctattctatctatctatctatctatctatctatctatctatctatctatctatctatctatctatctatctatctatctatctatctatctatctatagcttaaaattttcactaactTGACTTTATTTTCTTCAGTTTTTCCCCAAAATTTGTTATGTCAATTTCGacctaaaaactttatttaatatgtttcaCTAGTGTGAACGCTTTATAAAAAAGTggtcacaatttttttaaaaattttgtaattgtttttttgttctctCTATCTAGTTTTAAGTTAATCTAATGCTATTTAAAATGTCTCTatgtatttagttgttgttttttccaatctttttctaatatttgtttttgttagttttttgcaAATGTCAACCATAACTGAACACAATCAATAATTGCAATTAACtggtattaaatatatttagttgGTTTTATTTAGACAATATTTTTCATAGGTCTGTCGTTAATGTTGTCTTTGAGACtgagttgctgttgttgtcgtagttgtcttttttaataataataaaattaataaaaagaaaaaaataaaaactaaatgtaaaaCTAACCTGTCAGAGTTAACTTTAGTTTATGTTTGTTCGATTTAATGTTCATGTTTAGTTTTTcaactgtaattttttttattatttgtaataatttttttatttatgtttttttaagatttatgtttaaatagcGTGTTAATTAATGTCGTTACGTAATATTTTAATCAACCCATATAagcgaaaacaaaatacaaggagtttttttttctttattagaaaaaaatatgttttcaatttaGAGATTACAAAAAGATAAGCGTTTTAAAGACAATTATTAATATGCAAAGACCTTTTACGGTTTAATATTGACAGTCAGGTCCGTTAGATTTGAATTTTAACGATATTTTACCTTATAAtagtaaattttagcaaaaaaaacttctaataaCGACTAGATTTAGAACCACTAActaatttcttattaaacatAAGTTGTAGACtattaatgttattgatatCGGCAACTCATTGcaaagtaatgtatgaaataacaacATCACTCATTGTCAAATTTGAGTTATCGAAAGAAGTTTATTCATTTTCTGAGATACagattttggtttttaaaaaacttgttgAATTTCATCATTATACTCGTATTAATAAGGTGGCAGTGTTTGCGATTGTATTCTCAGTCGAAATCAAGAACCTCCGAATTTTTCTTGACTTTGTGAGGTATTTGCGATTGTATTCTTAGTCGAAATCCAAAACCTCCGAATACTTTTTGACATCGTGTAGTATTCACGATTGTATTCTTAATCGAAATCAAAAACTTCCGTATACTTCTTGACTTCGTATAGTATTTGCGATTGTGTTCTTAGTCGAAATTAATAACCTCCGACATCTTTCTGACTTCGTGCAGTATTTGCGATTGTATTCTTAGTCTAATACAAGAACCTTCGAATACTTCTTGACTTCGTGTAGTATTTGCAATTGTATTCTTAGTCGAAATCAAGAACCTCGGAATATTTCTTGACTTATTGCAGTATTTGCGATTGTATTCTTAGTCAAATCAAAAACTTCCGAATTTTTCTTGACTTCGTGTAGTATTTGTGATTGTATTCTTTGTCGAACTCAAGAACCTCCGAATACTTATTGACTGTAGTATTTACGATTGTGTTCTTAGTCGAAATCAAGAACCTCGGAATACTTCTTGACTTATTGCAGTATTTGCGATTGTATTCTTAGTCAAATCAAAAACCTTCGAATTTTTCTTGACTTCTTGTAGTATTTGCGATTGCATTCTTAGTCGAACACAAGAACTTTTGAATTCTTCTTAACTTTGTTTAGTATTTGCGATTGTATTCTTAGTCGAAATCAAGAAACTCCGAATTCTTCTAAACTTCGTGTAAATCCTCTTTAGCTGCGCAGAGTAAACAACTAATTGTAGAACGAATAGACCCTGAAATTAACAGAAACCCATCCAGAATACTGCGATCAAATATCTTTTCTTCCCACTTGCGTAGGTAATTCCGTCAACACCACCAAATAATCATCGTACAATCACCTCCCGAATAATCATCGTTCAACGATCACTTCCCGTATAACCATCGTTCAACGATCACTTCCCGTATAACCATCGTTCAGCGTTCATCTCCCGAATAGCTATCGTACACTTAAGTAGATCATAAGTAGTTTAAGGTTACAATAATAAAGCTTTGTTCCAAATTACAcattacattttaaacatttgtgttttcattataccctacaccactttagtggggagggtatattgggtttgtgctgatgtttgtaacatgcaaaaatattcgtcctatacccacccttatgtataccaatcggcttagaataattttctgagtcgattaagctatgtccgtccgtccgtctggctggctgtccatgtaaaccttgtgcgcaaggtacaggtcgcaattttcaagctaattggatgaaatttggcacacacgcttcttttggcccaaggacgaagcctattgaaaatggttaaaatcggtcattatttcgactagcccccatacaaccgtaccccccaaatagggccttttggcttataattaatttaaatgatctataatGTTAACAAAAGTAGTCAAAACTTAGttctatagaactttaaataacactaccgatttttgtaatgatcgggcttcatttgaccctatcccccatttGACCCCAtccccatcagaaaatgacttaaaggccaaaattcacttacaaacactaataacacttttaaattctacataaataatattgaataagacttaactccccctaccaacatttttaaggatagggccatattttgccctactcccctttgagcccttttaaaaaatctcttttttgccaaaaaaaaaagtaaaacaagtaggaaagtatagtcgggcatggccgaccatatgatgccCTACACCATATCATAATGAATATtatcataattccaaaatatttaagccatttattgaaaaaaaaaactaaaatttctaaatgaggctttatataggtcaaatatgggccgatcctcggtaaatttgggataaggatatatttctaaataacagttagttttgttgagtttcattgcgatacaaatggttacaagtcaattttagacgtttaagtcattttttgaaggggggtttgtatgggggctagggtcaaatataggccgatcctaacgaaaatctgcagtatcatttatacttatataaaacttatttgtgccaatttttagagagatagcagaatatttgacgtaattataacataaaaagttcaaatcgggaggtacggttgtatgggggctaggagaaataatggaccgatttcaaccattttcaataggcttcgtccttgtaccaaaaaacatgcttggtccaaatttcatcaaattatcttaaaaattgcggcctgtaccttgcgcacaaggtttacatggacagccagccagccggacagacagacggacggacggacggacggacatgtcttaatcgactcaaaaaatgattctgaatcgatcggtatactttaaggtgggtattggaccaatatttttgtatgttacaaacatcagcacaaacgtataataccctccccactatagtggtgtagggtataacaaaccaaatgctttatttttttaaataatccccattttttacatacatactgactggtgtagggtatcatatggtcggctacgcccgactatgcattcatacttgtttttgaaCTGATCCTGGACAGACTGAGTCATACCTCAGCCGGAAAAAATAAACTGCATTacatagttaattagttaaattaaaattataaattaattaaaattatacttaaCCAAGTCTGCAAAACTAATCATGTCATAAATTTGCCCACATATAATTCCAGATTGTCTGGGGTATAGAAACTTATCATTTAcagaaataatttgaatttttttttatcacatttcattaaacattttattatttagtggTGGGCACTACCTTCAAAACAAATTGTGATAAAAGCACAGTGGTGTCAAATgcttcaaaaataataaaattaaactaaatttaattaatattcagCATGCATTCCATCCGTATACAATTAAGTTACATATAAGTAAATTTGACATTGTAAATATGTTTGCTACTTAAAAcagtgtaaataaaaaattaaataaatatgtatgaacataacaatttgttattaaattttcttatctaCGCATGAAGTATAAACAAACTGCTATTGCCAGAACCTCAACTGTATACGTTCCATATTTTTTACAGTGGCTTTTTTTCACCACAAAAACACATTCGTTCTATTTTTatcaagaaatttttttatgtttttgttttaattcttttataaatatatgtattttgttttgtttttgctttctcTGCGTTTCtattacttatttaaataatatatatatttatgtatttttttaataatttagctttgtttgattttttttaattcttcaaCTTTAGTACATTCCCTTCTATCCGTGTGACATTAAGTggtttatttgataaaaaaataaataaatatttttttgctttagttaattacaaaaacaaaattaaaacaaatcgaAATGATAAGTTTAAATCAGTTTACTACTAGTATAATACTTGCCGCTTTAACTTTAGTTACATGTGTAATACGTGCCGAGTTTCTGTTTTCGGTGTTGCATGATATTACATCGCCCAAACATTATGGAGATGGTGATATAGTGATAAATATTATATTGGTTATTAATATGGttgtatatttaatattggccatattttgtttgttattaatgtATGCCATAGTGcaggtatttttaaatttctaaaaatatgtatatatgagtttttttttatacaatgttAACTAATTATGCCTTTTAAAGCAAAACCACCTTCTGATGATGCCCTGGTTATTTGTGGCTCTACTGAGTGTTATTTGCGAAGTGATATTTGTCATTTATATTGTGGCATCGGGTCATAAGAAAGCGGTGTTAATTTTACTAATTGGAActggtatatattttattgtttttgcgaaagatttttttggtaaattcttgatttttttattagctCTCAGTCTTTGGATTATATGGGTGATATTCTCATTTTATAAGAAACTACGTCAGGAAGCTCTTACTAATAGAGAGGAAACTATTCGTGGATATCGTTTTACAGCAGCTAATACAGTGGAAGTGTATTGAAATGATTAGATTTTAACTGATAATTCGAATAAAGTATTAGATTATAATTGAAACacatagataaatatattttttgtaagcgATTGTCCAgactttttatttacaaacatatttttctgaatatgtaattaattaaacttaactaacaaaccaaccaagtaacaaacttactaactaactaacttactaactaactaactaactaactaactaactaactaactaactaactaactaactaactaactaactaactaactaactaactaactaactaactaactaactacctaactacctacctacctacctacctacctacctacctacctaactaattaactacctacctacctaactacgtacctacctacctacctaactaactaactaactaactaactaactaactaactaactgactaactaactaactaactaactaactaactaactaattaactaactaactaattaactatctaactaactaattaactaactaaatcactaaccaaccaactaactaactaaaaaagtaactaactatttcactatctatctatctatatatctatctatctatctatctatctatctatctatctatctatctatctatctatctatctatctatctatctatctatctatctatctaNNNNNNNNNNNNNNNNNNNNNNNNNNNNNNNNNNNNNNNNNNNNNNNNNNNNNNNNNNNNNNNNNNNNNNNNNNNNNNNNNNNNNNNNNNNNNNNNNNNNgttagttagttagttagttagttagttagttagttagttagttagttagttagttagttagttagttagttagttagttagttagttagttagttagttagtattaTGTATACATAACAATATATTAACCTATTTGGATTCATAAATTCTGAATTTAAATTTCCTTATAATGTTTGAACATCCCTCATACTAAAATCGCTATAAGACGGCATCTGCATGTGcatattttaaaacatcaaCCAATATACTTACTATATGAACATACAACTATTTTTCCAGCTTTACAAAACTCTTCTCTCCGTatagatgtacatatgtatactttaGGCCTTAATCTCTAAATACGAGTGAATAGTCTCGGTCGTACACATGTGTTGAGTTCTGTTTTTTTCTTGAGTTCTCAGCTGTTTCTTGTTGTAAGTTTAAAGCTTTATAGCTTTGTTGGATTTCTTTTAACAAGATGAGGCTGCTTCTGCTGCTTACCATCATCCTATTACCATCATGAGCCATTTGAATAGTGGTGCAGAATAGAGAATTGGTACCATAAATCCTATTCCATATTTTTCCGACTACATAAAAACAAAGTTGTTCTTTATGGTGTAGAGTAAAGCGCAAAAACTTTAATGTTGTTTGTTTCAGTTTTTCTGTTCAAACAGACTTACTACTTGTAAATACACTcgtatataaatttctttactaTACTAGACCAAGCAAAAAAAAGACCATCTTTTTTGAATAAGAAATCCACACATGAATCCTGCTGCTTATGTCTCTAAACTATTTCAATCCAATCTATAGCAGCAACATCCATATATGTGAGCAAAAGTACTTGTATGTTGTATTCCTTgactttttttataactttgtaTTGAATTATTGTGTAAAAAGTCTGGAAAGGAATTGAAAAAGACTACAAAGTCTGATGTGGTGTGGTGCTAGGTGTGATGCAGTGCAGCATATACATAAACTGCTCTAATCCCTGTGCCAGCGTTCGAGTGTGTTTGTAAGTGATTAACGCTCttaatgttttacaatttttatttttttatttgttagatGAAGTAGGAAATAAAAACAGAGAAACTTCAAACAAACAACATGAAAAACGAAGAAAATAATAAGACTTAAGTAAAATGAATACTGCACTTGGTACTCTTATACTTCGTTCGTATTTATGTTGTTTAATGGGTCTTAACATGTGTTTAACCAAGTTTAATAAGGATAAtagaagttaaattttattt
Proteins encoded:
- the LOC111676683 gene encoding uncharacterized protein LOC111676683; translated protein: MISLNQFTTSIILAALTLVTCVIRAEFLFSVLHDITSPKHYGDGDIVINIILVINMVVYLILAIFCLLLMYAIVQQNHLLMMPWLFVALLSVICEVIFVIYIVASGHKKAVLILLIGTALSLWIIWVIFSFYKKLRQEALTNREETIRGYRFTAANTVEVY